From Helicoverpa zea isolate HzStark_Cry1AcR chromosome 23, ilHelZeax1.1, whole genome shotgun sequence, one genomic window encodes:
- the LOC124641834 gene encoding neurofilament heavy polypeptide-like isoform X4, with translation MSQKVSRKTAVSEEKEKSNSPVKEMKKKMAANAEKEKQAAEKVTDKPADKTEKPVEKVAEKPAEKPEKNDNKPDKGGDKKAEKQDKAVDKKAAEKPDKSADKKQSKEEVKKNEPQPEKSKADASKEDKTAKPAEKSDAKKPEPTKTKQNGRGLAHNGVSDVTLGTNGTDDVLNGTPKDKLLKLKEDTAPPTDRRLRSSNSPKPQEGKKPDPKKDSPKKSQDGLEKVDEKDEDAAKEDKEKDDVVEVTLEVPSNEGEESRKPDTNFSKSRVKVSPYRRSMRLADQTNTSLQANYTGNNTTMEMDITETSSFLEDAPLDDSSYLRGLRSIRGRSSYKQLKEITLKHVAANRSVRSNAGASVTSPLSDATSRPTGTVVGRKRKPEHDDVEQATEATEHGASKRMRVLDRLAQPFRRATVQRRNAPIVGINTDLPLCAPVASPEPFDPECLKASTSTPAAPAPAPTDPIAVPLASTQDNKRCVIM, from the exons ATGAGCCAGAAGGTGTCCCGCAAAACAGCGGTCagtgaagaaaaagaaaag AGCAATAGTCCAGTTaaagaaatgaaaaagaaaatggcagCGAACGCCGAAAAAGAAAAACAGGCTGCCGAAAAGGTAACGGACAAACCTGCAGACAAAACAGAGAAACCCGTAGAGAAGGTTGCAGAGAAACCAGCGGAAAAACCGGAGAAGAATGATAATAAGCCTGATAAAGGTGGTGACAAGAAAGCAGAGAAACAAGATAAAGCAGTAGATAAGAAAGCTGCTGAGAAACCAGACAAGAGTGCAGATAAGAAGCAGAGTAAAGAAGAAGTTAAGAAGAATGAACCACAGCCTGAGAAGAGTAAAGCAGATGCCAGCAAAGAGGATAAAACTGCAAAG CCAGCAGAAAAATCGGACGCCAAAAAGCCAGAACCTACTAAGACAAAACAGAACGGGCGGGGCCTAGCTCACAATGGCGTTTCAGACGTCACACTGGGTACGAACGGGACCGATGACGTTCTCAACGGAACG CCCAAAGACAAACTGTTGAAACTCAAAGAGGACACAGCACCACCCACAGACCGCCGCCTTCGTTCTTCCAATTCGCCTAAACCCCAGGAGGGTAAGAAGCCAGACCCCAAGAAGGACTCCCCGAAGAAATCCCAGGATGGACTGGAGAAGGTGGATGAGAAAGATGAGGATGCTGCGAAAGAGGATAAGGAGAAGGATGATGTGGTGGAAGTTACGCTTGAAGTGCCTTCTAATGAGG GCGAGGAGTCCCGCAAGCCGGACACGAACTTCTCCAAGTCCCGCGTCAAGGTGTCGCCCTACCGCCGCAGCATGAGGCTTGCTGACCAGACCAACACCTCGCTGCAGGCTAATTATACTG GCAACAACACAACAATGGAGATGGACATAACGGAGACATCCTCATTCCTCGAAGACGCTCCTCTAGACGACAGCTCGTACCTGCGCGGGCTCCGCAGCATCCGCGGCCGCTCGTCCTACAAGCAGCTCAAGGAGATCACTCTCAAACACGTCGCGGCTAACAGGAGTGTGCGGTCCAATGCTGGCGCTAGTG TAACATCCCCCCTGTCAGACGCCACCTCCCGCCCCACAGGCACAGTAGTAGGACGCAAGCGCAAGCCGGAACACGATGACGTAGAACAAGCCACCGAGGCCACCGAGCACGGCGCCAGCAAGCGCATGCGAGTGCTGGACAGGCTGGCGCAGCCCTTCCGCAGGGCCACTGTGCAGAGACGGAATGCTCCG ATCGTAGGCATCAACACAGACTTACCTCTCTGCGCTCCAGTAGCATCCCCCGAGCCCTTCGACCCCGAGTGCCTCAAGGCGTCAACTTCCACCCCCGCCGCCCCCGCCCCCGCCCCCACCGACCCCATCGCCGTGCCGCTGGCCTCCACGCAGGACAACAAGCGCTGTGTCATCATGTAA
- the LOC124641834 gene encoding triadin-like isoform X3: MSQKVSRKTAVSEEKEKSNSPVKEMKKKMAANAEKEKQAAEKVTDKPADKTEKPVEKVAEKPAEKPEKNDNKPDKGGDKKAEKQDKAVDKKAAEKPDKSADKKQSKEEVKKNEPQPEKSKADASKEDKTAKPAEKSDAKKPEPTKTKQNGRGLAHNGVSDVTLGTNGTDDVLNGTVKATRTPETPRPASDKPDKEADEPKDKLLKLKEDTAPPTDRRLRSSNSPKPQEGKKPDPKKDSPKKSQDGLEKVDEKDEDAAKEDKEKDDVVEVTLEVPSNEGEESRKPDTNFSKSRVKVSPYRRSMRLADQTNTSLQANYTGNNTTMEMDITETSSFLEDAPLDDSSYLRGLRSIRGRSSYKQLKEITLKHVAANRSVRSNAGASVTSPLSDATSRPTGTVVGRKRKPEHDDVEQATEATEHGASKRMRVLDRLAQPFRRATVQRRNAPIVGINTDLPLCAPVASPEPFDPECLKASTSTPAAPAPAPTDPIAVPLASTQDNKRCVIM; this comes from the exons ATGAGCCAGAAGGTGTCCCGCAAAACAGCGGTCagtgaagaaaaagaaaag AGCAATAGTCCAGTTaaagaaatgaaaaagaaaatggcagCGAACGCCGAAAAAGAAAAACAGGCTGCCGAAAAGGTAACGGACAAACCTGCAGACAAAACAGAGAAACCCGTAGAGAAGGTTGCAGAGAAACCAGCGGAAAAACCGGAGAAGAATGATAATAAGCCTGATAAAGGTGGTGACAAGAAAGCAGAGAAACAAGATAAAGCAGTAGATAAGAAAGCTGCTGAGAAACCAGACAAGAGTGCAGATAAGAAGCAGAGTAAAGAAGAAGTTAAGAAGAATGAACCACAGCCTGAGAAGAGTAAAGCAGATGCCAGCAAAGAGGATAAAACTGCAAAG CCAGCAGAAAAATCGGACGCCAAAAAGCCAGAACCTACTAAGACAAAACAGAACGGGCGGGGCCTAGCTCACAATGGCGTTTCAGACGTCACACTGGGTACGAACGGGACCGATGACGTTCTCAACGGAACG GTGAAAGCGACGCGAACCCCCGAGACTCCCCGCCCCGCGTCCGACAAGCCGGACAAGGAAGCGGACGAA CCCAAAGACAAACTGTTGAAACTCAAAGAGGACACAGCACCACCCACAGACCGCCGCCTTCGTTCTTCCAATTCGCCTAAACCCCAGGAGGGTAAGAAGCCAGACCCCAAGAAGGACTCCCCGAAGAAATCCCAGGATGGACTGGAGAAGGTGGATGAGAAAGATGAGGATGCTGCGAAAGAGGATAAGGAGAAGGATGATGTGGTGGAAGTTACGCTTGAAGTGCCTTCTAATGAGG GCGAGGAGTCCCGCAAGCCGGACACGAACTTCTCCAAGTCCCGCGTCAAGGTGTCGCCCTACCGCCGCAGCATGAGGCTTGCTGACCAGACCAACACCTCGCTGCAGGCTAATTATACTG GCAACAACACAACAATGGAGATGGACATAACGGAGACATCCTCATTCCTCGAAGACGCTCCTCTAGACGACAGCTCGTACCTGCGCGGGCTCCGCAGCATCCGCGGCCGCTCGTCCTACAAGCAGCTCAAGGAGATCACTCTCAAACACGTCGCGGCTAACAGGAGTGTGCGGTCCAATGCTGGCGCTAGTG TAACATCCCCCCTGTCAGACGCCACCTCCCGCCCCACAGGCACAGTAGTAGGACGCAAGCGCAAGCCGGAACACGATGACGTAGAACAAGCCACCGAGGCCACCGAGCACGGCGCCAGCAAGCGCATGCGAGTGCTGGACAGGCTGGCGCAGCCCTTCCGCAGGGCCACTGTGCAGAGACGGAATGCTCCG ATCGTAGGCATCAACACAGACTTACCTCTCTGCGCTCCAGTAGCATCCCCCGAGCCCTTCGACCCCGAGTGCCTCAAGGCGTCAACTTCCACCCCCGCCGCCCCCGCCCCCGCCCCCACCGACCCCATCGCCGTGCCGCTGGCCTCCACGCAGGACAACAAGCGCTGTGTCATCATGTAA
- the LOC124641834 gene encoding triadin-like isoform X1, translating into MSQKVSRKTAVSEEKEKSNSPVKEMKKKMAANAEKEKQAAEKVTDKPADKTEKPVEKVAEKPAEKPEKNDNKPDKGGDKKAEKQDKAVDKKAAEKPDKSADKKQSKEEVKKNEPQPEKSKADASKEDKTAKPAEKSDAKKPEPTKTKQNGRGLAHNGVSDVTLGTNGTDDVLNGTVSADSEDDDVMLVIDDNDQDDLFPELTYEDTSDGDCFELPTPENGPSRSLTRRSQVKATRTPETPRPASDKPDKEADEPKDKLLKLKEDTAPPTDRRLRSSNSPKPQEGKKPDPKKDSPKKSQDGLEKVDEKDEDAAKEDKEKDDVVEVTLEVPSNEGEESRKPDTNFSKSRVKVSPYRRSMRLADQTNTSLQANYTGNNTTMEMDITETSSFLEDAPLDDSSYLRGLRSIRGRSSYKQLKEITLKHVAANRSVRSNAGASVTSPLSDATSRPTGTVVGRKRKPEHDDVEQATEATEHGASKRMRVLDRLAQPFRRATVQRRNAPIVGINTDLPLCAPVASPEPFDPECLKASTSTPAAPAPAPTDPIAVPLASTQDNKRCVIM; encoded by the exons ATGAGCCAGAAGGTGTCCCGCAAAACAGCGGTCagtgaagaaaaagaaaag AGCAATAGTCCAGTTaaagaaatgaaaaagaaaatggcagCGAACGCCGAAAAAGAAAAACAGGCTGCCGAAAAGGTAACGGACAAACCTGCAGACAAAACAGAGAAACCCGTAGAGAAGGTTGCAGAGAAACCAGCGGAAAAACCGGAGAAGAATGATAATAAGCCTGATAAAGGTGGTGACAAGAAAGCAGAGAAACAAGATAAAGCAGTAGATAAGAAAGCTGCTGAGAAACCAGACAAGAGTGCAGATAAGAAGCAGAGTAAAGAAGAAGTTAAGAAGAATGAACCACAGCCTGAGAAGAGTAAAGCAGATGCCAGCAAAGAGGATAAAACTGCAAAG CCAGCAGAAAAATCGGACGCCAAAAAGCCAGAACCTACTAAGACAAAACAGAACGGGCGGGGCCTAGCTCACAATGGCGTTTCAGACGTCACACTGGGTACGAACGGGACCGATGACGTTCTCAACGGAACGGTGAGTGCGGACTCGGAGGACGATGACGTAATGCTCGTCATTGATGACAACGACCAAGACGATTTGTTCCCGGAGCTGACATACGAAGATACGTCTGACGGGGATTGTTTCGAACTGCCGACGCCGGAGAACGGCCCCAGTAGGAGTCTCACGCGCCGATCGCAG GTGAAAGCGACGCGAACCCCCGAGACTCCCCGCCCCGCGTCCGACAAGCCGGACAAGGAAGCGGACGAA CCCAAAGACAAACTGTTGAAACTCAAAGAGGACACAGCACCACCCACAGACCGCCGCCTTCGTTCTTCCAATTCGCCTAAACCCCAGGAGGGTAAGAAGCCAGACCCCAAGAAGGACTCCCCGAAGAAATCCCAGGATGGACTGGAGAAGGTGGATGAGAAAGATGAGGATGCTGCGAAAGAGGATAAGGAGAAGGATGATGTGGTGGAAGTTACGCTTGAAGTGCCTTCTAATGAGG GCGAGGAGTCCCGCAAGCCGGACACGAACTTCTCCAAGTCCCGCGTCAAGGTGTCGCCCTACCGCCGCAGCATGAGGCTTGCTGACCAGACCAACACCTCGCTGCAGGCTAATTATACTG GCAACAACACAACAATGGAGATGGACATAACGGAGACATCCTCATTCCTCGAAGACGCTCCTCTAGACGACAGCTCGTACCTGCGCGGGCTCCGCAGCATCCGCGGCCGCTCGTCCTACAAGCAGCTCAAGGAGATCACTCTCAAACACGTCGCGGCTAACAGGAGTGTGCGGTCCAATGCTGGCGCTAGTG TAACATCCCCCCTGTCAGACGCCACCTCCCGCCCCACAGGCACAGTAGTAGGACGCAAGCGCAAGCCGGAACACGATGACGTAGAACAAGCCACCGAGGCCACCGAGCACGGCGCCAGCAAGCGCATGCGAGTGCTGGACAGGCTGGCGCAGCCCTTCCGCAGGGCCACTGTGCAGAGACGGAATGCTCCG ATCGTAGGCATCAACACAGACTTACCTCTCTGCGCTCCAGTAGCATCCCCCGAGCCCTTCGACCCCGAGTGCCTCAAGGCGTCAACTTCCACCCCCGCCGCCCCCGCCCCCGCCCCCACCGACCCCATCGCCGTGCCGCTGGCCTCCACGCAGGACAACAAGCGCTGTGTCATCATGTAA
- the LOC124641834 gene encoding triadin-like isoform X2: MSQKVSRKTAVSEEKEKSNSPVKEMKKKMAANAEKEKQAAEKVTDKPADKTEKPVEKVAEKPAEKPEKNDNKPDKGGDKKAEKQDKAVDKKAAEKPDKSADKKQSKEEVKKNEPQPEKSKADASKEDKTAKPAEKSDAKKPEPTKTKQNGRGLAHNGVSDVTLGTNGTDDVLNGTVSADSEDDDVMLVIDDNDQDDLFPELTYEDTSDGDCFELPTPENGPSRSLTRRSQPKDKLLKLKEDTAPPTDRRLRSSNSPKPQEGKKPDPKKDSPKKSQDGLEKVDEKDEDAAKEDKEKDDVVEVTLEVPSNEGEESRKPDTNFSKSRVKVSPYRRSMRLADQTNTSLQANYTGNNTTMEMDITETSSFLEDAPLDDSSYLRGLRSIRGRSSYKQLKEITLKHVAANRSVRSNAGASVTSPLSDATSRPTGTVVGRKRKPEHDDVEQATEATEHGASKRMRVLDRLAQPFRRATVQRRNAPIVGINTDLPLCAPVASPEPFDPECLKASTSTPAAPAPAPTDPIAVPLASTQDNKRCVIM, encoded by the exons ATGAGCCAGAAGGTGTCCCGCAAAACAGCGGTCagtgaagaaaaagaaaag AGCAATAGTCCAGTTaaagaaatgaaaaagaaaatggcagCGAACGCCGAAAAAGAAAAACAGGCTGCCGAAAAGGTAACGGACAAACCTGCAGACAAAACAGAGAAACCCGTAGAGAAGGTTGCAGAGAAACCAGCGGAAAAACCGGAGAAGAATGATAATAAGCCTGATAAAGGTGGTGACAAGAAAGCAGAGAAACAAGATAAAGCAGTAGATAAGAAAGCTGCTGAGAAACCAGACAAGAGTGCAGATAAGAAGCAGAGTAAAGAAGAAGTTAAGAAGAATGAACCACAGCCTGAGAAGAGTAAAGCAGATGCCAGCAAAGAGGATAAAACTGCAAAG CCAGCAGAAAAATCGGACGCCAAAAAGCCAGAACCTACTAAGACAAAACAGAACGGGCGGGGCCTAGCTCACAATGGCGTTTCAGACGTCACACTGGGTACGAACGGGACCGATGACGTTCTCAACGGAACGGTGAGTGCGGACTCGGAGGACGATGACGTAATGCTCGTCATTGATGACAACGACCAAGACGATTTGTTCCCGGAGCTGACATACGAAGATACGTCTGACGGGGATTGTTTCGAACTGCCGACGCCGGAGAACGGCCCCAGTAGGAGTCTCACGCGCCGATCGCAG CCCAAAGACAAACTGTTGAAACTCAAAGAGGACACAGCACCACCCACAGACCGCCGCCTTCGTTCTTCCAATTCGCCTAAACCCCAGGAGGGTAAGAAGCCAGACCCCAAGAAGGACTCCCCGAAGAAATCCCAGGATGGACTGGAGAAGGTGGATGAGAAAGATGAGGATGCTGCGAAAGAGGATAAGGAGAAGGATGATGTGGTGGAAGTTACGCTTGAAGTGCCTTCTAATGAGG GCGAGGAGTCCCGCAAGCCGGACACGAACTTCTCCAAGTCCCGCGTCAAGGTGTCGCCCTACCGCCGCAGCATGAGGCTTGCTGACCAGACCAACACCTCGCTGCAGGCTAATTATACTG GCAACAACACAACAATGGAGATGGACATAACGGAGACATCCTCATTCCTCGAAGACGCTCCTCTAGACGACAGCTCGTACCTGCGCGGGCTCCGCAGCATCCGCGGCCGCTCGTCCTACAAGCAGCTCAAGGAGATCACTCTCAAACACGTCGCGGCTAACAGGAGTGTGCGGTCCAATGCTGGCGCTAGTG TAACATCCCCCCTGTCAGACGCCACCTCCCGCCCCACAGGCACAGTAGTAGGACGCAAGCGCAAGCCGGAACACGATGACGTAGAACAAGCCACCGAGGCCACCGAGCACGGCGCCAGCAAGCGCATGCGAGTGCTGGACAGGCTGGCGCAGCCCTTCCGCAGGGCCACTGTGCAGAGACGGAATGCTCCG ATCGTAGGCATCAACACAGACTTACCTCTCTGCGCTCCAGTAGCATCCCCCGAGCCCTTCGACCCCGAGTGCCTCAAGGCGTCAACTTCCACCCCCGCCGCCCCCGCCCCCGCCCCCACCGACCCCATCGCCGTGCCGCTGGCCTCCACGCAGGACAACAAGCGCTGTGTCATCATGTAA